TACTTACCTTTCCTGCGTCCCATGTCCAAAGTTTTGTCGCAAAATTTTCATACCACTCGATATCTGTCGTAGAAATTTCATTGACCACTTTTCAATTTTATATCCTGGTGTTGTTTTCTTGCAAAGCATATGGTGTCATTTTCTTAGAGGAAAAGAATTACTGCATTCAAAACTCTAGTAAGTCACATAACTGTTGACGGAGTGTGTTGCGTGGTGCTCGAATACATGACCCATGAGGGCTTACCTCGTGACATGCATGGATAATTATATATTAGTGTATATTACAAATAAACATGGTATTATTTTGGTTCTGATAATGAAATGCTATTTAAAGTAATGGAGGAGGACACGCAAACGTCTGcactcatttatttatttattttgagagagaagaacttcgtcagATTTAAAATTTGGGATTTGAGCCCTTCTGTCTGGAAACGAAAGGAGTACAGCTAGAAGCCTTAGAATCACCGATCACAAACCACACGTTGAAGATCAGATCTTGATTTGTTTTCTTAGGGCACAGCACTATCAGACAATCAAACCTTCATTATTTATTCCATGTAGGGATCGAGTTGACAGTGGATGAACCTATGCTTGAAACTGACAGTTTAAgatgatactactactagtagattATTCTATCTTTTGCTTCTATCTGTTTCTTAGCTGACAGATCACAGATGCACGACATACTTAATTATTTCGTGGGACCTACTATGCTTTCCTTCAGACTTCATTAATCATTTGGGAGATTTTCTCTTGGTATAATGGTTTCAATACGTCTGAATGCCTGATTCACCAATCTGTCCACAACAACAAGACGTATTCAGAAATTCTAATGCTAGTGCTGTCAATGTCATGAAAATATCTCAAGATAGGTTCTACAATCTTGCATATTGAAAATGTCATGTTGGACCTGTACTGTAATAACAAACCTTCTAGTAGAACTTTATGACGTTGCACCTTGGTGCATGTTCAAACCTTCCATCTCTGATTTATGTCAAAAGCTAAGTTGAAACAGTCCATCTCTTAAGCCAGAAGACATCTTACAATCTGTACACTAATTTAAACGAGGTGCAGAAGGTCAAATTGCAGGGACACAGCACTGATTTCACGTGTTTGCTATCTCATTTCACAGGAATGGCGTGGAAGCTCTCTTTTGCTCTGTTTGTGTTCCTGGCGGCGCTGCTGTACAAGCAGCTTCAGCCTCCGGCTCCGAGAATCGTTGGCTCGCCGGGTGGCCCCCCTGTTACAGCATCAAGAACAAAACTCAAAGACGGCAGGCATTTGGCATACCTGGAATCTGGCGTCCCAAAGGAGAAGGCCAAGTACAAGATCATTTTCGTCCATGGATTCGACTCCTGCAGATACGACGCGCTTCAAGTCTCCCCGGTACATATTGTTGATTATTATCTTAAGAATCATTTTAAGGATAGAACAATCTACTTCAAGCTGACACTGAGTGATTGTCTCGTCATGGACGGATGAAATCTGGTGCAGGAGCTGGCACAAGAGCTGGGCATCTACCTGCTGTCCTTCGACCGGCCTGGGTACGGTGAGAGCGACCCTGACCCGGCGCCGTCTGAGAAGAGCATCGCCCTCGACATCGAGGAGCTCGCCGACAACCTGCAGCTGGGCCCCAAATTCCACCTCATCGGCTTCTCCATGGGCGGCGAAATCATGTGGAGCTGCCTCAAGCACATCCCGCACAGGTAACACGGCATCCAGTACTTATCAAGCTGATCACCGTGCATCTTTCTTCACTGCAACATCAAATGCCTCAAGTCTGAATGTGTTGTTCCACCGTGGTGCAACAGGCTCTCCGGGGTGGCCGTTCTCGGGCCGGTGGGCAACTACTGGTGGTCCGGCTTGCCGTCGAACGTGTCATGGGACGCCTGGTACCAGCAGCTCCCACGGGATCAATGGGCGGTCTGGGTCTCCCATCATCTGCCATGGCTGACCTACTGGTGGAACACCCAGAAGCTCTTCCCGGCCTCCAGCGTCATCGCCTACAACCCTGCACTCCTGTCCGAAGAAGACGCGAAGCTCATGGAGAAGTTTGGAATGCGAACCTACATGGTACGTATAGTAACAAGCACCTGGCATGATTAAGCTGGCTATAAAATCCCCGTGTAACTGAACTGACGGTTCATTTCTCTGGTCCGTTTGTGCGTCTCGCAGGCGATGATAAGGCAGCAGGGGGAGTACTACTGCCTGCACCGCGACATGATGGTCGGGTTCGGGAAGTGGGGTTGGAGCCCCCTGGACCTCAAGGACCCGTTCGCCGGCGGCGAGGGCAAGGTGCACCTGTGGCACGGCGCGGAGGACCTCATCGTGCCGGTCATCTTGTCCAGGTACATCAGCGAGAGGCTCCCTTGGGTGGTCTACCACGAGCTCCCGAAGTCCGGACACCTCTTCCCAGTTGCCCAGGAGATGGCCGACGCCATCGTCAAGTCCCTGCTGCTCGGAGAGCAGTGACCTTCCAGTCCCCATCATCTATCTCTATGTAGTATGCTTCTGGTGCAGTACCGCAGCGCCGTGTGGTTAGCTCCTCCCCACGGGCACCGAATAATAGTGTTTCTTTCGGTCTGGAACACGACGGCAGACACTTTGTATATATCGTGCAGAAAACAGTGTCTCCCATTTGGAGTATGTATCCGGT
This region of Triticum aestivum cultivar Chinese Spring chromosome 2D, IWGSC CS RefSeq v2.1, whole genome shotgun sequence genomic DNA includes:
- the LOC123049365 gene encoding uncharacterized hydrolase YugF, which gives rise to MADSAAKRPPTPAPASGGGGMAWKLSFALFVFLAALLYKQLQPPAPRIVGSPGGPPVTASRTKLKDGRHLAYLESGVPKEKAKYKIIFVHGFDSCRYDALQVSPELAQELGIYLLSFDRPGYGESDPDPAPSEKSIALDIEELADNLQLGPKFHLIGFSMGGEIMWSCLKHIPHRLSGVAVLGPVGNYWWSGLPSNVSWDAWYQQLPRDQWAVWVSHHLPWLTYWWNTQKLFPASSVIAYNPALLSEEDAKLMEKFGMRTYMAMIRQQGEYYCLHRDMMVGFGKWGWSPLDLKDPFAGGEGKVHLWHGAEDLIVPVILSRYISERLPWVVYHELPKSGHLFPVAQEMADAIVKSLLLGEQ